One window from the genome of Nicotiana sylvestris chromosome 9, ASM39365v2, whole genome shotgun sequence encodes:
- the LOC104234757 gene encoding protein SPIRRIG isoform X2, with translation MKWATLLKDFKEKVGLAQSPSATPSPSSSASSPFRDSNASFPIHDFTYSPSSDKHELELDFKRYWEEFRSSSSEKEKEKALNLTVDVFCRLVKQQANVAQLITMLVETHIFSFVVGRAFVTDIEKLKLSSKTRSLGVERVLNFFSEVTKDGIRPGANLLYAIEVLVSGPVDKQSLLDSGILCCLIHILNSLLGPNEGYLRQKVSNEEELLVTEENQDNVESSRRLEVEGSVVHIMKALAAHPSAAQSLIEDNSLELLFQMVANGSLVAFSQYKEGLVPLHTIQLHRHAMQILGLLLGNDNGSTAKYIRKHHLIKVLLLAVKDFNPDCGDSAYTMSIVDLLLECVELSYRPEAGGIRLREDIHNAHGYQFLVQFALILAKGQGDQNSHFKFLPDQGTTSDYPHLANHVGKNDLEGKGGETSSQDLSPTLSRLLDVLVNLAQTGPSGASGLKASKASHVKPSGHGRSRTSSSDRIVDEVWDKDNDKVKDLEAVQMLQDIFLKADSRALQAEVLNRMFKIFSSHLDNYKLCQQLRTVPLLILNMAGFPPSLREIILKILEYAVTVVNCIPEQELLSLCCLLQQPITPDLKHTILSFFVKLLSFDQQYKKVLREVGVLEVLLDDLKQHKFFCDSEQHIDDPNHLERKSSSSSSSFKKHLDSKNAILSSPKLAESDSGKFRLFEVEGTVAVAWDCMVSLLKKAEVNQASFRSASGVNIILPLLASDIHRPGVLRVLSCLIIEDVAQAHPEELGALVDISKSGMITSALGTQYTLHNDAKCDTFGALWRILGVNNSAQRVFGEATGFSLLLTTLHGFQSDGEPTNQSNLTIYFKVFTYLLRLMTAAVCDNTINRTKLHAVISSQTFYDLLSESGLISVDCERQVVQLLLELALEIVLPPFMMSEGAILPNACEEESTGFIIVTPSGTFVPDKERIYNAGAVKVLLRALLLFTPKLQLEVLNLVDKLARASAYNQENLTSVGCVELLLETIYPFLSGSSPILSHALKIIEVLGAYRLSASELRVLVRYILQMRLATSGRYLVDMMERLILTEDMASEDVSLAPFVEMNMSKVGNASIQVPLGERSWPPAAGYSFVCWFQFRNLYKSQSKENDATKAGYAKGQGICGQHHGPHALRLFSVGAVDSSSTFYAELRLQEDGVLTLATSNSSSLSFSGLEMEEGRWHHLAVVHSKPNALAGLFQSSFAYVYLNGKLRHTGRLGYSPSPAGKSLLVIVGTPVACARISDLSWKLRSCYLFEEVLSPGSVCFMYILGRGYRGLFQDTDLLQFVPNQACGGGSMAILDSLDADLPLASNSQKPDNVGKSGSVQFDRSGFVWDLDKLGNLSLLLSGKKLIFAFDGTSTELLRASGTFSVLNLVDPMSAAASPIGGIPRFGRLIGDIYICKHCVIGETIRPIGGMAVILALVEAAETRDMLHMALTLLACALHQNPQNVRDMQKYRGYHLLALFLHRRMPLFDMQSLEIFFQIAACEASFSEPKKYRSSQKTLPPATTINEGSIEDLTLSKFREEFSSVGSHGDMDDFSAPKDSLSHISELENTEMPTETSNCIVLSNADMVEHVLLDWTVWVTASIPIQIALLGFLEHLVSMHWYRNHNLTILRRINLVQHLLVTLQRGDVEVPVLEKLVVLLGVILEDGFLPSELEQVVRFVIMTFDPPELTSRHQIMRESMGKHVIVRNMLLEMLIDLQVTIKSEDLLEQWHKIVSSKLITYFLDEAVHPTSMRWVMTLLGVCLASSPTFALKFRSSGGYQGLARVLPSFYDSPDIYYILFCLLFGKPVYPRLPEVRMLDFHALMPSDGMYGDLKFTELLESVIAMAKSTFDRLSMHSMLAHQTGNLSQISAGVVAELAEDNTDIAGELQGEALMHKTYAARLMGGEASAPAAATAVLRFMVDLAKMCLPFSAVCRKAEFLESCIDLYFSCVRAAQAVKMAKKLSVTVEEKNVNDGDETCSSQNTFSSLPHEQDQSVKTSISMGSFPQAQTSTSSEDMPVMPNNVGTADIDVTSSQPDFNKPVQEEAQAVATIDNDVVDLVSSVTSSSNDFRDMKSTVDPVQQTDSQSSASFNMFESPILSERSYSRTPHTSSTSPVVALTSWLGGSVHSESKVHLASTPLMESASSISELDSSPEMKSTSQGQSAANTMFTIGSNLLLEVDDCGYGGGPCSAGATAVLDFMAEVLSGLVTEQMKAVPVIEGILESAPLYVDAESVLVFQGLCLSRLMNFLERRLLRDDEEDEKKLDKGRWSLNLDALCWLIVDRVYMGAFPRPAGVLKTLEFLLSMLQLANKDGRVEEAAPTGKGILSIGRGSKQLDAYVHAILKNTNRMILFSFLPLFLITIGEDELLSSLGLQVEPKKRVSLNPSSEDSGIDVCTVLQLLVANRRIIFCPSNIDTDLNCCLCINLISLLRDHRRHAQNMAIDILKYLLVHRRAALEDFLVSKPNQGSSLDVLHGGFDKLLTGNLPAFFEWLHSSEHEVNKVLEQCAAIMWVQYITGSAKFPGVRIKGMDGRRKREMGRKLKEISKLDARHWEQINERRIALELVRDAVATELRVIRQDKYGWVLHAESEWQTHLQQLVHERGIFPLSKSSQSEEPEWQLCPIEGPYRMRKKLERCKLTIDTIQNVLTGQFELGRLELSKERTENETNVSDAESDIFFNLMNDNPQQDSFSSELYDGSTFKESDDVRDVASSRTGWIDDHDSSINETSLSSALELGPKSSSASIQKSESVQRKSDLGSPRQSSSLKADETRTVEDKPEKELSDNGEYLIRPYLEPSERIKYKYNCERVVGLDKHDGIFLIGELSLYIIENFYIDDSGCICEKECEDDLSVIDQALGVKKDLSCSMDSHSKSSSSWAATTKAYVGGRAWAYNGGAWGKEKIFTSGNVPHLWHMWKLDGVHEILKRDYQLRPVAIEIFSMDGCNDLLVFHKKEREEVFKNLVAMNLPRNSMLDTTISGSVKPDSNEGSRLFKVLANSFSKRWQNGEISNFQYLMHLNTLAGRGYSDLTQYPVFPWILADYESENLNFSDPRTFRRLDKPMGCQTTEGEEEFRKRYESWDDPEVPKFHYGSHYSSAGIVLFYLIRLPPFSAENQKLQGGQFDHADRLFNSIKDTWLSAAGKGNTSDVKELIPEFFYMPEFLENMFNLDLGEKQSGEKVGDVVLPPWAKGSVREFIKKHREALESDYVSENLHHWIDLIFGHKQRGKAAEEAVNVFYHYTYEGSVDIDSVSDPAMKASILAQINHFGQTPKQLFLKPHVKRRTNRKLPPHPLKHSQHLAPHEIRKTSSSISQIVTSGDKILVAGANTLLKPRTFTKYVAWGYPDRSLRFMSYDQDRLLSTHENLHGGNQIQCASASHDGHILVTGADEGLVCVWRIGKEAPRSVRRLQLEKALCAHTGKITCLQVSQPYMMIVSGSDDCTVILWDLSSMVFVRQLPELPAPVSAIYVNDLTGEIITAAGVMLAVWSINGECLAVINTSQLPSDFILSLAGCTFSDWLETKWYISGHQSGAIKIWKMVHCSCEESAQSKSSGNPTGGLGLGDRVPEYRLILHKVLKFHKHPVTSLHLTTDLKQLLSGDSGGHLLSWTLSEESLKTAISQG, from the exons ATGAAATGGGCAACATTGCTTAAAGACTTCAAAGAAAAAGTCGGTCTCGCTCAGTCTCCTTCTGCTACACCTTCCCCTTCCTCTTCTGCTTCCTCTCCTTTTCGTGATAGCAATGCTTCTTTTCCCATCCATGACTTCACCTACTCCCCTTCAAG TGACAAACATGAACTGGAGTTGGATTTTAAGAGATATTGGGAAGAGTTCCGCTCGTCAAGCTCGGAAAAG GAGAAGGAAAAGGCTTTGAACCTGACCGTTGATGTTTTCTGTAGATTAGTGAAGCAACAGGCAAATGTAGCTCAACTGATTACTAT GTTAGTAGAGACGcacatattttcttttgttgttggaAGAGCTTTTGTAACCGATATTGAAAAGTTGAAACTTAGTAGCAAAACAAGATCTTTGGGAGTTGAAAGAGTGTTAAACTTTTTCTCTGAAGTTACCAAg GATGGCATCCGGCCTGGTGCAAATCTGTTGTACGCGATAGAGGTCCTTGTCTCTGGT CCCGTTGACAAACAATCTCTCCTTGATTCTGGAATCTTGTGCTGTCTCATTCATATTCTCAACTCACTTCTTGGTCCAAATGAGGGATATCTGAGGCAAAAAGTTAGCAATGAAGAGGAGCTGTTAGTAACTGAGGAAAATCAGGATAATGTGGAATCGAGCCGTCGGCTTGAG GTTGAGGGAAGTGTGGTACATATCATGAAGGCATTGGCCGCCCACCCTTCGGCTGCACAAAGTCTGATAGAAGACAATTCCCTTGAGTTACTTTTTCAAATGGTTGCCAATGGTTCGTTAGTTGCTTTTTCTCAGTATAAAGAAGGTCTCGTGCCACTGCATACCATTCAGCTACACAGACATGCTATGCAG ATACTTGGTCTTCTCCTGGGTAATGACAATGGTAGCACTGCCAAGTATATTCGGAAGCATCATTTG ATAAAAGTTCTTCTCTTGGCTGTTAAGGATTTTAATCCAGATTGTGGAGATTCTGCCTATACGATGAGCATTGTGGACTTGCTTCTTGAGTGTGTTGAATTGTCGTATAGGCCAG AGGCTGGTGGCATCAGGCTTAGGGAGGATATCCACAATGCTCATGGTTATCAGTTCTTAGTTCAGTTTGCTTTAATTCTCGCAAAGGGTCAAGGTGATCAGAATTCTCATTTCAAGTTCCTTCCTGATCAAGGAACTACTTCAGATTATCCACATTTGGCTAATCATGTGGGTAAAAACGACTTGGAGGGAAAAGGAGGGGAGACTTCATCACAAGATCTGTCCCCTACTCTCTCTAGGTTACTTGATGTACTTGTTAATCTTGCTCAAACTGGCCCTTCTGGGGCATCTGGCTTAAAAGCTTCAAAAGCTTCTCATGTTAAGCCTAGTGGGCACGGAAGAAGTCGTACCTCATCATCTGATAGAATTGTTGATGAGGTCTGGGATAAGGATAATGACAAAGTTAAAGACCTGGAAGCTGTTCAGATGTTGCAAGACATTTTTCTGAAAGCTGATAGCAGGGCACTGCAGGCTGAAGTACTTAACAGGATGTTTAAAATATTCTCAAGCCATCTTGACAATTACAAGCTTTGTCAGCAGTTACGGACTGTGCCCCTGTTAATCCTTAACATGGCTGGCTTCCCACCATCCTTGCGAGAGATAATTTTGAAGATACTTGAATATGCTGTGACAGTTGTAAATTGCATACCTGAGCAAGAGTTGCTATCACTATGTTGTTTATTGCAGCAACCAATCACACCCGATTTAAAGCATACTATTTTGTCTTTCTTTGTAAAGCTCTTATCCTTCGATCAACAATACAAGAAAGTTCTAAGGGAAGTTGGTGTATTGGAGGTTCTGCTGGATGATCTGAAACAGCACAAGTTTTTTTGTGATTCAGAGCAGCATATCGATGACCCTAATCATTTAGAGAGGAAATCGAGCTCAAGTTCAAGCAGCTTTAAGAAGCATTTGGACAGTAAGAATGCTATACTTTCTTCACCCAAACTAGCGGAATCCGATTCAGGGAAGTTCCGTCTTTTTGAAGTTGAAGGCACAGTGGCAGTTGCCTGGGACTGTATGGTCTCATTGTTGAAGAAAGCAGAAGTAAATCAAGCGTCATTCCGATCAGCAAGTGGGGTGAATATTATACTCCCTCTTTTGGCATCTGACATTCATCGTCCAGGTGTCCTTAGGGTGTTGTCATGCTTAATCATTGAAGACGTTGCGCAG GCTCATCCGGAGGAATTAGGAGCACTGGTTGACATTTCAAAAAGTGGGATGATTACAAGTGCTTTGGGAACTCAGTACACACTTCATAATGATGCTAAATGTGACACTTTCGGAGCTTTATGGCGCATCCTAGGAGTTAATAACTCAGCTCAGAGGGTCTTTGGTGAAGCAACTGGGTTCTCTCTTTTATTGACCACACTTCATGGTTTTCAAAGTGACGGAGAACCCACAAATCAGTCAAATTTGACAATTTATTTTAAAGTGTTCACATACTTACTGCGTCTGATGACAGCAGCTGTTTGTGATAACACTATTAACAGGACAAAGTTGCACGCAGTCATATCTTCTCAGACATTCTATGATCTTCTGTCTGAATCTGGCTTGATAAGTGTCGATTGTGAACGGCAAGTTGTACAGCTATTGTTGGAGCTTGCTCTTGAGATAGTGCTTCCTCCCTTCATGATGTCAGAAGGTGCCATATTACCTAATGCCTGTGAAGAGGAATCAACTGGATTTATTATAGTTACCCCGTCTGGTACTTTTGTCCCTGACAAGGAACGTATCTATAATGCTGGTGCTGTTAAGGTGCTCTTACGTGCTTTATTGCTGTTTACTCCAAAGCTACAATTAGAGGTATTAAACCTTGTTGATAAGCTTGCTCGTGCTAGCGCCTATAACCAGGAAAACCTTACATCTGTAG GTTGCGTGGAACTTCTCCTTGAAACAATTTACCCCTTCCTATCGGGGTCATCGCCGATACTTTCTCATGCTTTAAAAATCATCGAAGTTCTTGGGGCATACAG GTTATCTGCATCTGAACTTCGGGTCCTTGTTAGATACATTCTGCAGATGCGACTGGCCACTTCTGGTCGTTATCTAGTTGATATGATGGAAAGGTTGATTCTTACAGAGGATATGGCCTCAGAAGATGTTTCCCTAGCACCATTTGTCGAGATGAACATGAGCAAGGTTGGGAATGCTTCAATCCAAGTGCCCTTGGGAGAAAGATCTTGGCCACCTGCTGCTGGTTATTCGTTTGTTTGTTGGTTTCAGTTCCGAAACTTATACAAATCACAGTCAAAGGAGAATGATGCTACAAAAGCTGGATACGCTAAGGGGCAAGGCATATGTGGGCAGCATCATGGCCCACATGCCCTGAGGTTATTTTCTGTTGGAGCAGTAGACAGTTCAAGCACTTTCTATGCAGAACTTCGTCTTCAGGAGGATGGTGTTCTCACGCTTGCAACTAGCAATTCTTCCTCTTTGTCATTTTCAGGGTTAGAAATGGAGGAAGGGAGGTGGCATCACCTTGCTGTTGTGCATAGCAAACCAAATGCTCTGGCTGGCCTCTTCCAATCTAGCTTTGCTTATGTGTACCTCAATGGAAAGTTAAGACACACAGGAAGATTAGGATATTCTCCTTCTCCAGCTGGCAAGTCTTTGCTGGTGATTGTTGGTACCCCAGTTGCTTGTGCACGGATTAGTGACTTATCATGGAAGCTTAGATCTTGCTATCTTTTTGAGGAAGTTCTTTCCCCTGGTTCAGTCTGCTTTATGTATATTCTTGGACGAGGGTATAGGGGCCTCTTCCAGGACACAGATTTGCTGCAATTTGTTCCTAATCAGGCCTGTGGTGGTGGCAGCATGGCAATTTTAGATTCTTTGGATGCAGATTTGCCCCTGGCTTCCAACTCACAAAAGCCAGATAATGTAGGAAAGTCAGGGAGTGTTCAGTTTGACCGGAGTGGATTTGTGTGGGATTTGGACAAGTTAGGGAACCTCTCCCTTCTACTTTCTGGTAAGAAGCTCATATTTGCATTTGATGGGACGAGTACTGAGTTACTTCGGGCTTCTGGAACATTCTCCGTGCTCAATCTGGTTGATCCAATGTCAGCTGCTGCCTCTCCTATTGGAG GTATACCACGCTTTGGACGACTTATTGGGGATATCTATATTTGCAAGCATTGTGTTATTGGTGAGACAATCCGTCCCATTGGTGGAATGGCTGTTATTCTAGCTCTTGTAGAAGCAGCTGAAACGAGGGACATGCTGCACATGGCTTTGACATTACTTGCATGTGCTCTTCATCAAAATCCACAGAATGTTAGAGACATGCAGAAATACAGGGGATACCATTTGCTTGCTCTCTTTTTGCACCGGCGAATGCCATTATTTGACATGCAATCACTTGAAATCTTCTTCCAGATTGCTGCATGTGAGGCATCTTTCTCTGAACCAAAGAAGTACCGTAGTTCCCAGAAGACACTGCCACCTGCCACGACCATAAATGAGGGAAGCATTGAAGACCTTACTTTGTCCAAATTCCGGGAAGAATTTTCTTCTGTTGGATCTCATGGAgacatggatgatttttctgcaCCTAAAGATTCTTTGAGTCATATTTCTGAGCTTGAAAATACTGAAATGCCGACTGAAACATCTAATTGCATTGTTCTTTCAAATGCTGATATGGTTGAGCATGTCTTACTGGACTGGACGGTTTGGGTAACAGCCTCAATTCCTATACAGATTGCTTTACTGGGCTTTCTTGAGCATCTGGTTTCAATGCATTGGTATAGGAATCATAATCTGACAATTCTGCGCAGAATTAACCTTGTTCAACATTTACTTGTAACTTTACAAAGAGGTGATGTGGAAGTACCTGTATTAGAAAAATTAGTTGTATTGTTAGGTGTAATATTGGAAGATGGATTCTTACCTTCTGAATTGGAGCAAGTGGTTAGATTTGTTATCATGACATTTGATCCACCAGAGTTAACATCACGACATCAAATTATGAGAGAGTCTATGGGGAAGCATGTTATTGTAAGGAACATGTTGCTTGAAATGCTGATTGATCTGCAAGTGACAATAAAATCAGAGGATTTGCTTGAGCAGTGGCACAAAATTGTTTCATCAAAATTAATAACTTATTTTCTTGATGAAGCTGTACATCCTACAAGCATGAGGTGGGTCATGACTCTTCTTGGCGTGTGCCTTGCTTCTTCTCCAACATTTGCACTTAAATTTCGCTCAAGTGGAGGCTATCAAGGCTTGGCAAGAGTGCTTCCAAGTTTCTATGATTCCCCTGATATATACTATATTCTCTTTTGTCTTCTTTTTGGCAAGCCTGTATACCCTAGACTGCCTGAAGTTCGGATGCTAGATTTTCATGCCCTGATGCCAAGTGATGGCATGTATGGAGATTTGAAATTTACTGAGCTGTTGGAGTCTGTGATTGCTATGGCGAAGTCAACTTTTGATAGGTTGTCTATGCATTCAATGCTTGCCCATCAAACTGGTAATCTTTCCCAGATCAGTGCTGGAGTTGTAGCAGAGCTGGCAGAAGACAATACAGACATAGCTGGAGAGTTGCAAGGTGAAGCTCTTATGCACAAAACTTATGCTGCACGGCTTATGGGGGGCGAGGCTTCGGCacctgctgctgctactgctgtccTTAGGTTCATGGTTGATCTTGCAAAAATGTGTCTTCCTTTCTCAGCTGTTTGCCGAAAAGCAGAATTTCTTGAAAGTTGCATTGACCTTTATTTTTCTTGTGTCAG GGCTGCACAAGCTGTGAAAATGGCTAAAAAGCTATCTGTGACTGTGGAAGAGAAGAACGTAAATGATGGTGATGAAACTTGTAGCTCCCAAAATACTTTCTCTAGTTTGCCTCATGAACAAGATCAGTCAGTCAAGACCTCTATAAGTATGGGAAGCTTTCCTCAGGCACAGACTAGTACAAGTTCTGAAGATATGCCAGTGATGCCGAACAATGTAGGTACAGCAGATATTGATGTTACTTCATCCCAGCCAGATTTTAACAAACCAGTTCAGGAAGAAGCACAGGCTGTTGCAACAATAGACAATGATGTCGTTGACCTTGTTTCTTCTGTAACATCCAGCAGCAACGACTTCCGTGATATGAAAAGCACAGTGGATCCTGTTCAGCAAACTGATTCACAAAGTTCAGCTTCCTTTAATATGTTTGAATCTCCTATATTGTCGGAGAGATCCTACTCCAGAACTCCGCATACCTCTTCCACGTCCCCAGTAGTAGCATTGACATCTTGGTTGGGAGGTTCTGTTCACAGTGAATCAAAAGTCCACCTAGCATCAACACCCTTGATGGAGTCTGCTTCATCTATCAGTGAATTGGATTCCTCTCCTGAGATGAAATCCACTTCTCAAGGACAATCTGCTGCAAACACAATGTTTACGATTGGTTCAAATTTGCTTCTTGAAGTGGATGACTGTGGGTATGGTGGAGGTCCATGCTCCGCTGGAGCTACAGCTGTTCTTGATTTTATGGCGGAAGTTCTGTCTGGTTTGGTAACTGAACAAATGAAGGCAGTACCTGTCATCGAGGGTATTTTGGAGAGTGCTCCTTTGTATGTTGATGCTGAATCTGTTTTGGTATTTCAGGGACTGTGCCTCAGTAGACTAATGAATTTCCTTGAAAGGCGTCTTTTGCgggatgatgaggaagatgagaAAAAGTTGGATAAGGGCCGTTGGTCCCTTAACTTGGATGCATTATGCTGGCTGATAGTGGATAGAGTTTATATGGGTGCTTTTCCTCGGCCTGCTGGTGTACTGAAGACTCTGGAGTTTCTGTTATCTATGCTACAATTGGCAAATAAGGATGGACGTGTGGAAGAAGCTGCTCCAACTGGGAAAGGGATCCTATCCATTGGTAGAGGAAGTAAGCAACTCGATGCTTATGTACATGCGATTCTGAAGAACACCAACAGAATGATTTTATTCTCTTTCCTCCCATTGTTCTTGATAACCATCGGAGAAGATGAACTACTTTCTTCTTTAGGTTTACAAGTGGAGCCAAAGAAAAGAGTGTCCTTGAACCCATCCTCGGAGGATAGTGGAATTGATGTTTGCACTGTGTTACAGTTGCTAGTTGCTAATAGAAGGATAATATTTTGTCCCAGCAACATTGACACTGATCTAAATTGCTGTCTTTGCATAAATCTAATTTCTCTTCTTCGCGATCATAGGCGTCATGCTCAGAACATGGCTATTGATATTCTCAAGTATCTCCTAGTACACCGAAGGGCTGCACTTGAAGACTTTCTTGTCTCTAAACCAAATCAAGGATCCTCTTTGGATGTTCTTCATGGTGGTTTTGACAAGCTCTTAACTGGAAACTTACCTGCATTTTTTGAGTGGCTTCATAGTTCTGAACATGAGGTTAATAAAGTGTTGGAACAGTGTGCTGCCATTATGTGGGTTCAGTATATTACTGGGTCAGCTAAGTTTCCTGGGGTGAGGATTAAAGGCATGGATGGTCGACGTAAGAGAGAAATGGGGAGGAAACTAAAGGAGATCTCAAAGTTAGATGCAAGACATTGGGAGCAAATAAATGAACGAAGGATTGCTCTTGAGTTGGTTCGTGATGCAGTGGCTACTGAACTAAGAGTTATTCGCCAGGATAAGTATGGGTGGGTACTTCATGCAGAGAGCGAGTGGCAGACTCATCTCCAACAACTTGTCCATGAGCGAGGAATTTTCCCATTGTCTAAGTCCTCTCAGAGTGAAGAACCTGAGTGGCAGCTTTGCCCCATTGAAGGTCCATATAGGATGCGGAAGAAGCTTGAGCGGTGCAAATTAACCATTGACACTATACAAAATGTTCTGACAGGGCAGTTTGAGTTAGGAAGACTAGAACTTTCAAAGGAGAGGACTGAGAATGAAACTAATGTCTCTGATGCTGAGTCTGATATTTTTTTCAATCTCATGAATGATAATCCACAACAGGACTCTTTCAGTAGTGAACTTTATGATGGATCAACTTTCAAAGAGTCGGATGATGTCAGAGATGTAGCTTCTAGTAGAACTGGATGGATTGATGACCATGATAGTAGCATTAATGAAACAAGTCTCAGCTCTGCTCTTGAACTTGGCCCCAAGTCCAGTAGTGCTTCCATTCAAAAATCTGAGAGTGTTCAAAGGAAGTCTGATCTTGGATCTCCCAGGCAATCTTCTTCTCTAAAAGCTGATGAAACAAGAACGGTGGAGGACAAGCCGGAGAAGGAACTAAGTGATAATGGTGAATACTTGATTAGACCATATTTGGAACCTTCTGAGAGAATAAAGTACAAATATAATTGTGAGAGAGTGGTTGGTCTTGATAAACATGATGGCATATTTCTGATTGGAGAACTATCATTGTACATCATTGAGAATTTTTACATTGACGACTCTGGGTGCATATGTGAAAAAGAATGTGAAGATGATCTATCTGTCATTGATCAGGCTTTGGGTGTAAAAAAGGACCTCTCTTGTAGCATGGACTCCCACTCAAAGTCAAGTTCCTCCTGGGCTGCAACAACAAAGGCCTATGTTGGGGGGAGGGCATGGGCATATAATGGTGGTGCGTGGGGAAAGGAAAAGATCTTCACTAGTGGTAATGTGCCCCATCTTTGGCATATGTGGAAGCTTGACGGTGTTCATGAGATTTTGAAGCGTGATTATCAACTTCGCCCTGTTGCCATTGAGATTTTTAGCATGGATGGCTGCAATGATCTTCTGGTTTTCCACAAGAAGGAGAGAGAAGAGGTTTTCAAGAATTTGGTGGCCATGAATCTTCCCAGAAACTCCAT GTTGGACACGACAATATCAGGGTCGGTAAAACCAGATAGCAATGAAGGAAGCCGCCTTTTCAAGGTTTTGGCAAACTCATTTTCTAAGAGATGGCAAAATGGTGAAATTAGCAATTTCCAGTACCTCATGCACCTCAACACGCTTGCAGGACGTGGATACAGTGATCTCACCCAGTATCCTGTGTTCCCCTGGATTTTAGCAGATTATGAGAGTGAGAATCTGAACTTCTCAGATCCTCGAACTTTCCGAAGGCTTGATAAACCAATGGGCTGTCAAACAACGGAGGGTGAAGAGGAGTTCAGAAAAAG ATATGAGAGCTGGGATGATCCCGAGGTTCCCAAATTCCATTATGGTTCTCACTATTCTAGCGCTGGAATTGTCCTCTTCTACCTCATACGTCTTCCACCTTTTAGTGCTGAGAATCAGAAGCTGCAGGGTGGTCAATTTGATCATGCTGATCGTCTTTTCAATAGTATAAAGGACACATGGTTGAGTGCTGCAGGGAAAGGCAATACTTCAGATGTTAAAGAATTAATTCCAGAGTTCTTTTACATGCCCGAGTTCCTGGAGAATATGTTCAATCTTGACCTGGGTGAGAAACAGTCAGGAGAGAAG GTTGGCGATGTTGTATTGCCTCCATGGGCTAAAGGCAGTGTTAGAGAGTTTATTAAAAAGCATAGAGAAGCTCTGGAGTCTGATTATGTTTCAGAGAATCTGCATCACTGGATAGACCTAATCTTTGGTCACAAACAGAGGGGGAAA GCAGCTGAAGAAGCAGTTAATGTGTTCTATCACTACACGTATGAAGGCAGTGTTGACATCGACTCTGTTAGTGATCCAGCAATGAAAGCCTCGATTCTTGCTCAAATTAATCACTTTGGGCAAACACCAAAACAATTATTCCTCAAGCCCCATGTGAAGAGGCGAACTAATCGGAAGCTTCCTCCTCACCCGTTGAAGCACTCTCAGCATCTTGCCCCACACGAGATTCGTAAAACCTCATCTTCTATATCTCAGATTGTCACTTCCGGTGACAAAATTCTTGTGGCAGGGGCAAACACCTTGCTGAAGCCTAGAACATTCACTAAATATGTTGCCTGGGGTTATCCTGACCGCAGTTTGAGATTTATGAGCTATGATCAAGATAGGCTTCTCTCCACTCATGAGAATCTTCATGGAGGGAACCAGATACAGTGTGCCAGTGCTAGTCACGACGGTCATATTCTAGTTACAGGGGCTGATGAGGGATTGGTTTGTGTTTGGAGGATCGGTAAGGAGGCACCCCGTTCTGTAAGGCGCTTGCAGTTGGAGAAGGCTCTTTGTGCTCATACAGGCAAAATCACATGCCTACAAGTTAGCCAGCCATACATGATGATTGTGAGTGGATCGGACGACTGCACTGTTATCTTGTGGGATTTGAGCTCCATGGTTTTTGTCAGGCAGCTTCCTGAGTTACCCGCTCCTGTTTCAGCAATTTATGTAAATGACCTGACTGGGGAAATTATTACTGCTGCCGGTGTGATGCTTGCTGTTTGGAGCATCAATGGGGAGTGCCTTGCTGTCATCAACACATCGCAGCTTCCATCAGACTTTATCCTTTCACTTGCTGGTTGCACATTCTCTGATTGGCTGGAAACTAAGTGGTATATCTCAGGCCACCAGAGTGGAGCCATTAAAATTTGGAAAATGGTACATTGCTCTTGTGAGGAGAGTGCCCAAAGTAAATCAAGTGGCAATCCTACTGGAGGGTTAGGACTCGGGGATAGAGTACCAGAGTATAGGTTGATCCTTCACAAGGTACTAAAGTTTCACAAGCATCCTGTAACTTCCCTCCACCTTACTACTGACCTAAAACAGTTGTTGAGCGGAGATTCTGGGGGACATTTGCTTTCATGGACACTCTCTGAAGAGAGCTTGAAAACTGCAATTAGTCAGGGGTGA